In the Calditrichota bacterium genome, one interval contains:
- a CDS encoding aminotransferase class III-fold pyridoxal phosphate-dependent enzyme encodes MKVSVYPRFSEAEVEKFIADSYELNIKAKCLVGDIGQNFQLKGEQGRKYIFKIANPAETFPILEAQNQVLIKLANNDKFESPILLKSKEGLFITPIINEKKESFNTRLMSFIDGIFLAEADNLSPKLLSSIGDILGEIDKQIENIDHPALHRFWYWDLKHVLQIRTLIKHIKSQRDKSLVEYFLLQFENEVVPKFIEMRRGAIHNDANDYNLLVKENGSLGVIDFGDMVNTYIVFELAIALAYLMFNKENPVEDTLEVVAGYHKKFPLQEIEIEVLFYSICARLCLSVTMSAYQRQTQPDNEYISVSEENAWALLWKLLEFNPLKAKSLYSKACGKPIDLSKTESKDSIIEKRKKLIGKSLSISYKEPLKIVRGAMQYLYDGQGDTYLDCVNNVCHVGHCHPHVVQAAQKQVSVLNTNTRYLHDNLIDYADRLTKKFPDPLSVCFFVNSGSEANELALRLAYAHTGQKNMIILDHAYHGNTPSLIDISPYKYNQKGGAGPGAYTVKAELPDVYRGPYKKEDLQAGNKYAEFIEWRIQDLKKEDKSIAGFICESLPGCGGQIVFPQGYLKEVYKKIRAAGGVCIADEVQVGFGRVGSHFWGFELQDVVPDIVTMGKPIGNGHPLAAVVTTREIADSFNNGMEFFNTFGGNPVSCAIGLSVLDVIESEQLQENALKVGSYLISGLENLKSRFELIGDVRGAGLFIGVELVRNRDTLEPATDEAALIIEKMKEKKILISTDGPYNNVLKLKPPIVFSKENADRVIANLEFVLKENFSG; translated from the coding sequence TTGAAAGTATCTGTTTATCCTCGTTTTTCAGAAGCAGAAGTAGAAAAGTTTATTGCAGACTCATATGAATTGAATATTAAAGCAAAATGCTTGGTTGGCGATATCGGTCAAAATTTTCAGCTTAAAGGAGAACAAGGCCGGAAATATATTTTCAAAATCGCAAATCCTGCAGAAACCTTCCCAATTCTTGAAGCCCAAAATCAAGTCCTGATCAAATTGGCCAACAATGACAAATTTGAATCACCTATTTTGTTGAAATCAAAAGAGGGGCTTTTTATTACACCTATCATAAATGAAAAAAAAGAGTCATTCAATACCCGGCTTATGTCATTTATCGATGGAATATTCCTTGCAGAAGCAGATAATTTATCGCCAAAATTGTTGTCCTCGATTGGTGACATTCTGGGAGAAATAGATAAACAGATTGAAAATATTGACCATCCGGCTCTTCATCGTTTTTGGTACTGGGATTTAAAGCACGTGCTGCAAATAAGAACCCTTATAAAACATATTAAAAGCCAGCGTGATAAAAGCCTTGTTGAATATTTTTTATTGCAATTTGAAAATGAGGTTGTTCCAAAGTTTATTGAAATGCGCCGAGGAGCAATCCATAATGATGCCAACGATTACAATCTACTTGTAAAAGAAAATGGGAGTTTGGGCGTAATTGATTTTGGTGATATGGTCAATACTTATATAGTTTTTGAGCTTGCCATTGCATTGGCATATCTTATGTTCAACAAAGAAAATCCGGTTGAAGACACTCTGGAAGTTGTTGCCGGTTATCATAAAAAATTTCCCTTACAAGAGATTGAAATTGAAGTTTTATTTTACTCAATTTGTGCAAGACTATGTCTTAGTGTTACCATGTCTGCTTATCAGCGACAAACCCAGCCTGACAATGAATACATTTCTGTTTCTGAGGAAAATGCCTGGGCTCTTTTGTGGAAGCTCCTCGAGTTCAATCCATTAAAAGCTAAATCACTTTATTCAAAAGCCTGTGGTAAACCAATTGATTTATCAAAAACCGAATCAAAAGATTCAATAATTGAAAAAAGAAAAAAGCTTATAGGGAAATCACTTTCCATTTCATATAAAGAGCCCTTAAAAATTGTTCGTGGCGCGATGCAATATCTTTATGATGGTCAAGGTGATACATATCTTGATTGTGTGAATAATGTCTGCCATGTTGGTCATTGCCACCCTCATGTTGTCCAGGCGGCACAAAAGCAAGTTTCCGTATTAAACACAAATACACGTTATTTGCACGATAATCTTATCGACTATGCAGACCGTTTGACAAAAAAATTCCCAGATCCATTAAGTGTTTGTTTTTTTGTTAACTCTGGCAGTGAAGCAAATGAGTTGGCGTTGAGATTGGCTTATGCCCATACAGGGCAAAAAAACATGATAATTCTTGATCATGCATATCACGGAAACACACCGTCTTTAATTGATATTAGCCCCTATAAATATAATCAAAAAGGCGGAGCCGGGCCCGGTGCGTATACAGTTAAGGCAGAATTACCGGATGTTTATCGTGGACCATATAAAAAAGAGGATCTGCAAGCAGGAAATAAATATGCAGAATTTATCGAATGGCGGATTCAGGATTTGAAAAAAGAAGATAAATCAATTGCCGGATTCATTTGCGAATCGTTACCCGGTTGTGGCGGACAGATTGTTTTTCCACAGGGTTATTTAAAAGAAGTTTATAAAAAGATTAGAGCTGCCGGAGGTGTTTGTATTGCCGATGAGGTGCAAGTTGGATTTGGCAGGGTTGGGTCTCACTTTTGGGGATTTGAACTTCAGGATGTTGTGCCTGATATCGTGACCATGGGAAAGCCAATCGGAAATGGGCATCCATTAGCAGCAGTTGTAACAACAAGAGAAATTGCAGATTCATTCAATAATGGCATGGAGTTTTTTAATACTTTTGGTGGTAACCCGGTGTCATGTGCCATTGGGCTTTCTGTATTGGATGTGATCGAATCTGAACAGTTGCAGGAGAATGCACTGAAAGTTGGCAGCTATTTAATTAGTGGGCTGGAAAATTTAAAATCGCGGTTTGAATTAATTGGCGATGTCCGCGGTGCCGGATTATTTATTGGTGTTGAACTTGTAAGAAACAGGGATACGCTTGAACCCGCAACAGATGAAGCGGCGCTAATAATTGAAAAAATGAAAGAAAAGAAAATCTTAATTAGCACCGATGGACCTTATAACAATGTGCTTAAATTGAAACCACCAATTGTTTTTAGTAAAGAAAATGCGGATCGGGTTATAGCGAACCTGGAATTTGTTTTAAAAGAAAATTTTTCTGGATAA
- a CDS encoding YeeE/YedE family protein, with protein sequence MRNLIYLFLGLLFGIVLIKSEVINWFRIQAMFNFEEPHMYLIFAAAIATGVLSILVLKYFKIESFNAEQLNFKGKTFNRGFIWGGLIFGIGWAITGACPGPVFAQIGSGEYPALFTLLGAVIGAYGYQAGKSKLPH encoded by the coding sequence ATGCGTAATTTAATTTATCTTTTTTTAGGGCTATTATTTGGAATTGTGCTTATAAAATCCGAGGTGATTAACTGGTTCCGGATCCAGGCTATGTTCAATTTTGAAGAACCACATATGTACCTGATATTCGCTGCCGCAATTGCAACCGGGGTTTTATCGATATTGGTGTTAAAGTATTTTAAAATAGAATCCTTCAACGCAGAACAATTAAACTTTAAAGGTAAAACTTTTAACCGTGGATTTATTTGGGGTGGATTAATTTTTGGTATCGGCTGGGCCATAACCGGCGCATGCCCGGGGCCTGTTTTTGCACAAATCGGATCCGGAGAATATCCTGCATTATTTACACTACTTGGCGCAGTAATTGGTGCTTATGGTTATCAGGCGGGAAAATCAAAACTGCCCCATTAA
- a CDS encoding YeeE/YedE family protein codes for MNSFFDTWEWYIAGPLLGIFVPLLLIIGNKQFGISSSFEHMCYVMIPGSKKHFKEYSPGSNAWKLFFVIGIAIGGYLATTFFSSTDLTFLPETYYSTTGVIKLFIGGLLIGFGTRYANGCTAGHSIFGLSILNGGSLKATLAFFGGGLLFTFIVNFL; via the coding sequence ATGAATTCGTTTTTTGACACTTGGGAATGGTATATCGCCGGCCCACTTTTAGGGATTTTTGTCCCGCTGCTTCTGATAATTGGAAATAAGCAATTTGGGATTAGCTCTTCTTTTGAGCACATGTGTTATGTGATGATACCAGGATCAAAAAAACACTTCAAAGAATATTCTCCTGGCAGTAATGCATGGAAACTTTTTTTTGTAATTGGGATTGCTATTGGCGGGTACCTGGCAACAACTTTTTTTAGTTCAACTGATTTGACTTTTTTACCTGAAACCTACTATTCAACCACGGGAGTAATTAAACTATTTATTGGTGGTTTGCTTATTGGATTTGGGACCCGCTATGCCAATGGATGTACAGCCGGACATTCTATTTTCGGTTTATCTATACTAAATGGTGGTAGTCTTAAAGCGACATTAGCTTTCTTCGGTGGCGGATTACTTTTCACTTTTATTGTAAATTTTTTATAA
- a CDS encoding OsmC family protein: protein MNIEINKKDNAFHMEAMGSGPLSVSIDAGKKSGGNDKGTRPMELILMGLGSCSAIDLISILKKQRQHLDDLKISVKAKRDEKNIPAVFTEIHLEYELSGELEEKKVERALDLSINKYCSVSKMLATTVKINYTFKIN from the coding sequence ATGAATATCGAAATTAATAAAAAAGACAATGCTTTTCACATGGAAGCTATGGGTTCCGGGCCGCTTTCCGTTTCGATTGATGCCGGAAAAAAGTCTGGGGGAAATGATAAAGGCACCCGCCCTATGGAATTGATTTTAATGGGTTTAGGAAGCTGTAGCGCAATTGACCTTATCTCCATCTTAAAAAAACAAAGGCAGCATTTAGATGATTTAAAAATATCTGTCAAAGCCAAAAGGGATGAAAAAAATATCCCGGCAGTTTTCACTGAGATACATCTTGAATATGAATTGTCAGGTGAGTTAGAAGAGAAGAAAGTTGAACGGGCACTTGACCTTTCTATAAATAAATATTGTTCCGTTTCTAAAATGTTGGCAACAACAGTAAAAATAAATTATACATTTAAAATTAATTAG
- a CDS encoding aminotransferase class I/II-fold pyridoxal phosphate-dependent enzyme, which translates to MYKTETKDIRNQFPRSENREHSVPLYLTSSFVFEDAEQGRALFANEISGNIYSRFSNPNTTEFVGKMCSLEKMDDGFAFASGMAALFAGFAGLLKSGDHILASRALFGSTYQILVKILSRWGITTSFVNATQPEEWESKINKNTKMLFIETPSNPGLDIVDLSLAQQLKNKYNLILFIDNTFATPILQTPADYGADLIAHSATKYIDGQGRACGGVIVGKQELIDEVRFFARQTGPSMAPFNAWLFSKSLETLSLRMERHCSNALALARELDQNQHLTYVRYPGLESHPQFLLAQKQMKGPGGIVTFLLKGGYDRAQKFIDSLQVISKTANLGDTRSVATHPSSTTHSKLTVEEQEQVLIYPGLVRISVGLESSEDIIEDVTQAIKKSEKGK; encoded by the coding sequence ATGTATAAAACTGAAACAAAGGATATCCGCAATCAATTTCCACGGTCAGAAAACCGGGAACATTCCGTCCCGCTTTATTTAACATCCAGTTTTGTATTTGAAGATGCCGAACAAGGCCGTGCCCTGTTTGCCAATGAAATTTCCGGAAATATCTATTCGCGATTTTCAAATCCAAACACAACCGAGTTTGTTGGTAAAATGTGTTCTTTGGAGAAAATGGATGACGGCTTTGCATTTGCCTCCGGAATGGCAGCCCTATTTGCCGGCTTTGCAGGATTATTAAAATCCGGTGACCATATCCTGGCCTCGCGTGCGCTGTTTGGCTCCACTTATCAGATTTTAGTAAAAATACTCTCCCGCTGGGGAATAACCACAAGCTTTGTCAACGCGACACAACCAGAGGAATGGGAATCAAAAATAAATAAAAACACAAAAATGCTTTTTATTGAAACACCATCAAATCCCGGGTTGGACATAGTAGATCTGTCGCTGGCTCAGCAATTAAAAAACAAATACAACCTTATCTTGTTTATTGACAACACTTTTGCAACACCCATTTTGCAAACACCGGCAGATTATGGGGCAGATTTAATTGCCCATTCTGCAACAAAATATATTGACGGGCAAGGCCGTGCTTGTGGTGGAGTAATTGTGGGTAAGCAAGAATTGATTGACGAAGTGCGATTTTTTGCCCGCCAAACAGGACCATCAATGGCGCCATTTAATGCATGGTTATTTTCGAAAAGCCTGGAAACACTTTCTCTAAGAATGGAGCGTCATTGTTCCAATGCTTTGGCACTGGCCAGGGAATTAGACCAAAACCAGCACTTAACCTATGTACGCTATCCAGGCTTGGAATCGCATCCGCAGTTTTTATTAGCCCAAAAACAAATGAAAGGTCCCGGCGGGATTGTTACATTTCTTTTAAAAGGCGGATATGATCGTGCGCAGAAATTTATAGACTCGCTACAAGTGATTTCCAAAACTGCTAATCTTGGTGATACACGTTCTGTTGCAACTCACCCTTCATCCACAACACACTCAAAGCTAACAGTCGAAGAGCAGGAGCAGGTCCTTATTTATCCCGGGCTGGTTCGAATCTCGGTCGGATTGGAAAGTAGCGAAGACATTATTGAAGACGTTACACAGGCCATAAAAAAATCAGAAAAAGGAAAATAA
- the asd gene encoding aspartate-semialdehyde dehydrogenase has product MNNPEKKIAVAILGATGSVGQKFIQLLENHPWFEVKEVVASERSAGKKYPEAANWFLPGTIPENVAKLTVKTLDSSLESPLLFSGLDAKVAGEAEEHFAKLGHFVVSNSKNHRFDKDVPLLIPEVNADHLQLLDSQKYKGKIVTNPNCSTIGLVMALKPLLDSFGLEQLNVATMQAISGAGMPGLPSATILENVIPHIGGEEAKMEAEPLKILGNFKNGEIENLTLPISALCNRVPVIDGHTESVQVKLSKKASTDEIIQAWRNFTSEPQNLKLPFAPSNPIHYFDQPGYPQPRLHRNLENGMAVSIGGLRDCNLFDYKFTVLSHNTIRGAAGGAILNAELMVAKGLI; this is encoded by the coding sequence ATGAATAATCCTGAAAAGAAAATAGCTGTGGCCATATTAGGCGCGACAGGCAGCGTTGGACAAAAATTCATTCAATTATTAGAAAACCACCCCTGGTTTGAAGTTAAGGAAGTTGTCGCCTCCGAACGCTCGGCGGGGAAAAAATATCCCGAAGCTGCGAATTGGTTTCTGCCTGGTACAATTCCTGAAAATGTTGCAAAACTGACTGTCAAGACACTGGATTCTTCTTTAGAAAGTCCGCTTCTTTTTTCTGGTCTTGACGCAAAAGTAGCCGGAGAAGCTGAGGAACATTTTGCTAAGCTAGGCCATTTTGTTGTCTCTAATTCAAAAAATCATCGCTTTGATAAGGATGTGCCGTTATTGATACCCGAAGTTAACGCAGATCATTTGCAATTATTGGATTCGCAAAAGTATAAGGGCAAGATTGTAACCAACCCGAACTGCTCAACCATTGGTCTGGTTATGGCTTTAAAACCTTTGCTCGATTCATTTGGTCTGGAACAATTGAATGTTGCAACTATGCAGGCCATTTCCGGCGCCGGTATGCCGGGCTTACCAAGTGCAACAATCCTGGAAAATGTAATTCCACATATTGGTGGTGAAGAAGCAAAAATGGAGGCCGAGCCTTTAAAAATTTTGGGCAATTTTAAAAATGGGGAAATTGAAAACTTAACCCTTCCTATCAGCGCCCTTTGTAACCGTGTTCCTGTAATTGACGGGCATACCGAATCGGTTCAGGTTAAATTATCAAAAAAGGCAAGCACAGATGAAATTATTCAGGCCTGGAGGAATTTTACTTCAGAGCCACAAAATTTAAAATTGCCTTTTGCACCATCAAACCCGATCCACTATTTTGATCAGCCGGGCTATCCGCAACCTCGCCTGCACCGCAATCTTGAAAATGGAATGGCCGTTTCAATTGGAGGTTTGCGAGATTGTAATTTGTTTGATTATAAATTTACCGTGCTCTCACATAATACAATCCGCGGAGCAGCAGGAGGTGCAATTTTGAATGCAGAGTTAATGGTGGCAAAAGGGCTAATATAG
- a CDS encoding bifunctional phosphoribosyl-AMP cyclohydrolase/phosphoribosyl-ATP diphosphatase HisIE, whose protein sequence is MILQQDIKMTINFDKNNGLVPAIIQDEKTNKVLMLGYMNQEALDKTQKSGKVTFFSRSRNTIWTKGETSGNYLELKSMTVDCDQDTLLVKASPAGPVCHTGQDTCFNEANSASHSFLSKLEELIKERKTIMPKGSYTTELFAKGINKIAQKVGEEAVEVVIDAMANNKGRVKEESADLLYHLLVLLAHQNIEFSEVVDVLEKRHK, encoded by the coding sequence ATGATTTTGCAACAGGACATAAAAATGACTATAAATTTTGACAAAAATAACGGACTTGTGCCCGCAATTATCCAGGATGAAAAAACCAATAAAGTGCTAATGCTGGGTTATATGAACCAGGAGGCTTTGGATAAAACCCAAAAATCCGGAAAAGTAACTTTTTTTAGCCGTTCCCGAAATACGATCTGGACAAAGGGGGAAACATCCGGTAATTATTTGGAATTGAAAAGCATGACTGTTGACTGTGACCAGGACACACTTTTGGTAAAAGCCAGCCCGGCCGGACCCGTTTGCCATACAGGACAAGATACCTGTTTTAATGAGGCCAATTCTGCCAGTCATAGTTTTCTCTCTAAACTTGAAGAGTTAATCAAAGAACGCAAAACTATAATGCCGAAGGGATCATATACAACTGAATTGTTTGCAAAAGGAATAAATAAAATTGCTCAAAAAGTTGGTGAAGAAGCAGTTGAAGTTGTGATTGATGCGATGGCAAATAATAAAGGTCGGGTCAAAGAAGAGTCAGCCGATTTATTGTATCATTTGTTGGTTTTACTTGCTCATCAAAATATTGAGTTCAGTGAAGTTGTAGACGTATTAGAAAAAAGACATAAGTAA
- the hisF gene encoding imidazole glycerol phosphate synthase subunit HisF: MLTKRIIPCLDIRDGKTVKGINFVDIREAGDPVELGQAYADQGADELVFLDITATIEKRATFAKLVKKIACYINIPFTVGGGICTVEDVEVLLDSGADKISVNSAAVKEPDLLNQLSENFGSQCVVLAIDTFFDEKYWKVYVHGGRTPTELYTESWAIEAVKRGAGEILLTSMNHDGTKKGFALDITSSLSEKLSVPIIASGGAGNSSHFVDAFTTGKADAALAASIFHFGEIKIPDLKLDLFEKGVNVRIA; encoded by the coding sequence ATGCTGACAAAAAGAATAATTCCATGTCTGGATATCAGGGATGGCAAAACAGTAAAAGGAATCAATTTTGTAGACATCCGTGAGGCTGGCGATCCGGTTGAACTTGGGCAGGCTTATGCTGACCAAGGTGCAGATGAGTTGGTTTTTTTGGACATAACAGCCACCATTGAAAAACGGGCCACATTTGCCAAACTTGTAAAAAAAATTGCCTGTTATATCAACATCCCATTCACTGTTGGCGGTGGAATCTGTACCGTTGAAGATGTGGAAGTCTTATTGGATTCAGGAGCAGATAAAATATCTGTAAACTCTGCTGCTGTTAAAGAACCGGATTTGCTTAACCAGCTATCCGAGAATTTTGGAAGCCAATGTGTAGTTTTGGCAATTGATACTTTCTTTGATGAAAAGTACTGGAAAGTTTATGTTCATGGAGGGAGGACACCAACAGAATTATATACAGAAAGTTGGGCCATCGAAGCTGTCAAAAGAGGTGCCGGAGAGATTTTATTAACTTCTATGAATCATGATGGGACCAAAAAAGGTTTTGCACTGGATATTACCAGTAGCCTATCGGAAAAACTTTCTGTTCCGATTATAGCCTCGGGTGGCGCGGGAAATTCCTCGCACTTTGTTGATGCTTTTACAACCGGAAAAGCCGATGCTGCTCTTGCAGCGAGCATATTCCATTTTGGTGAAATCAAAATCCCGGACTTAAAACTAGATCTTTTTGAAAAGGGTGTGAATGTAAGGATCGCTTAA
- the hisA gene encoding 1-(5-phosphoribosyl)-5-[(5-phosphoribosylamino)methylideneamino]imidazole-4-carboxamide isomerase: MIRIIPAIDIIEGKCVRLTKGDFETKKIYNSDPLEVAKQFEDAGIKYLHMIDLDGARQRKIINHPVLQKVAKNTNLKIDFGGGVQSDHDLKIAFECGAQQITAGSVTVKNEKLALSWLKKYGPEKIILGADFKDNKVAVSGWQETKSIEILNFLKNQYINGFRNTVCTDISRDGVLQGPAFDFYQIVKKEIPGLNIIASGGVSKIEDVVELNKNGMDGVIIGKAIYEEKIQLKQLEPFLE; this comes from the coding sequence ATGATCAGAATAATCCCGGCTATTGATATTATTGAAGGTAAATGCGTCCGCCTGACAAAAGGCGATTTTGAGACCAAAAAAATTTATAACAGCGATCCTCTTGAAGTGGCAAAACAATTTGAAGATGCCGGTATAAAATATCTGCACATGATCGATTTGGATGGTGCACGACAGCGTAAAATAATTAATCATCCCGTTTTACAAAAAGTAGCTAAAAATACAAATTTAAAAATCGATTTTGGCGGTGGTGTACAATCAGATCATGATTTAAAAATTGCTTTTGAGTGCGGCGCACAACAAATAACTGCCGGTAGTGTCACAGTCAAAAATGAAAAACTGGCATTATCCTGGCTAAAAAAGTATGGACCGGAAAAAATTATATTAGGCGCAGATTTCAAAGATAACAAAGTTGCAGTATCCGGGTGGCAGGAAACCAAATCGATTGAGATTCTAAATTTTTTAAAAAATCAATATATAAATGGATTTCGAAATACCGTTTGCACAGATATTTCCCGTGATGGTGTTTTGCAAGGCCCGGCTTTTGATTTTTATCAGATTGTAAAAAAAGAAATCCCCGGACTTAATATCATAGCCAGTGGCGGTGTTTCAAAAATTGAAGATGTGGTTGAGTTAAATAAAAACGGCATGGATGGTGTAATTATCGGCAAAGCTATTTACGAGGAAAAAATTCAACTTAAACAATTAGAACCATTTTTGGAGTAG
- the hisH gene encoding imidazole glycerol phosphate synthase subunit HisH → MKIVIIKYNAGNVYSVRSALQRLGVEPFVSDDPGTIQNADKVIFPGVGEASTAKNYLDSKGLSDVLIELKQPVLGICLGLQLFCKQSEENNTIGLNIFDTEVKKFPETEKVPHMGWNALQDLKGPLFTDIADRSYVYFVHSYYAELSKNTIAKTIYSVPFSAALQKDNFYALQFHPEKSAKVGEQILKNFMEL, encoded by the coding sequence ATGAAAATAGTGATCATAAAATATAATGCAGGCAATGTTTATTCTGTCCGATCGGCCCTACAAAGATTGGGTGTTGAGCCTTTTGTAAGCGATGACCCGGGAACAATTCAAAATGCAGATAAAGTGATTTTTCCCGGTGTGGGAGAGGCGAGTACTGCAAAAAACTACCTCGATTCAAAAGGATTGTCTGATGTATTAATTGAGTTGAAACAACCTGTTTTAGGGATTTGCCTTGGGCTGCAGCTTTTTTGCAAACAATCGGAAGAGAACAATACCATAGGCTTAAATATTTTTGATACCGAAGTAAAAAAATTCCCGGAAACTGAAAAAGTCCCACACATGGGTTGGAATGCATTGCAGGACTTAAAAGGACCCTTGTTCACAGATATTGCAGATCGTAGTTACGTCTATTTTGTGCACAGCTATTATGCCGAATTAAGCAAAAATACAATCGCAAAAACGATCTACTCTGTCCCATTCAGCGCGGCATTACAAAAAGATAATTTTTACGCACTACAATTTCACCCGGAAAAAAGTGCAAAAGTGGGTGAACAAATCTTAAAAAATTTTATGGAACTATGA
- the hisB gene encoding bifunctional histidinol-phosphatase/imidazoleglycerol-phosphate dehydratase HisB, which yields MKKVLFIDRDGTLIIEPADEQIDSLEKLEFYPGVIVNLHKISKDLDFELVMVSNQDGLGSASFPEDTFWPAHNKMMKTLDSEGIQFSDILIDSSLPQENSPNRKPGTGMLKEYQNGEYDLANSFVIGDRMSDVQLAKNLGAKSILISDREDAKADFVTDDWSEIYSILRFPDRVAELRRTTHETDIFVRLNLDGNGQAKLNTGIGFFDHMLELFAKHSMCDLTVDVKGDLNVDEHHSVEDTAIVIGELFLQALGNKKGIERYGFLLPMDESIAQVAIDFSGRNELQWKTKFKRERIGEMPTEMFYHFFKSFSDSAKCNLYIKAKGKNEHHKIEGIFKAVARSIKMAVKRDSGNQQIPSTKGLL from the coding sequence ATGAAAAAAGTTCTTTTTATTGATCGTGATGGAACGCTCATTATTGAACCGGCTGATGAACAAATCGATTCACTTGAAAAGCTGGAATTCTACCCTGGCGTTATCGTTAATCTGCATAAAATAAGTAAGGATCTGGATTTTGAGTTGGTGATGGTCAGCAACCAGGATGGACTTGGATCAGCATCATTTCCGGAGGATACTTTTTGGCCGGCTCATAATAAAATGATGAAAACACTGGACAGCGAAGGCATCCAATTTAGTGACATTTTGATAGACAGCAGCTTACCACAAGAAAATTCTCCCAACAGAAAACCGGGAACCGGGATGCTAAAGGAATATCAAAATGGTGAGTATGATCTGGCAAATTCTTTTGTAATCGGCGACCGTATGAGTGATGTGCAATTGGCAAAAAACCTAGGCGCAAAATCAATTTTAATTAGCGACAGAGAAGATGCAAAAGCCGATTTTGTAACAGATGACTGGAGTGAGATTTATTCAATATTGCGCTTCCCGGATCGGGTTGCAGAGCTGAGAAGAACCACCCATGAAACCGACATATTCGTCCGGCTTAACCTTGATGGAAACGGACAAGCAAAACTAAATACCGGAATCGGTTTTTTTGATCATATGTTAGAGCTATTTGCAAAGCACTCTATGTGTGATTTGACTGTGGATGTAAAAGGCGATTTAAATGTTGATGAACATCATTCTGTTGAGGATACTGCTATCGTAATTGGAGAATTATTTTTGCAAGCTTTGGGGAATAAAAAAGGGATTGAACGCTATGGGTTTTTACTGCCAATGGATGAATCGATTGCACAGGTTGCAATAGATTTTTCAGGTAGAAACGAGCTGCAATGGAAAACAAAATTTAAGCGTGAACGAATTGGTGAAATGCCAACTGAAATGTTCTATCATTTTTTCAAATCATTTTCAGATAGCGCCAAATGTAACCTATATATAAAAGCAAAAGGCAAAAATGAGCATCACAAAATTGAAGGGATTTTTAAAGCAGTGGCCCGTTCAATAAAAATGGCTGTAAAGCGTGATTCAGGCAATCAGCAAATTCCCAGCACTAAAGGGTTGCTATGA